From one Cupriavidus oxalaticus genomic stretch:
- a CDS encoding universal stress protein, whose protein sequence is MDYATILVHLDASQRVYQRLHLATQLAVQFQSRLVGLLAVGKPDPTSVRYLVDGDRYLASYNEWQHQVGERARHALMDATDEAVITTQWLAPDWATAATVQAEAHLADLVILGQHDPSDEEAYAEPAFVESIVLECGRPVLVVPYAGWFSSTGKTILVAWNGSREAARALHDALPLLKRAETVDVVSWTPSSALKGPWLSPPQYAVEWLARHGVNAQLRSYPDEDGNDIGQRLLSHAADRNADLIVMGAYGHSRVRELALGGVTKTLLQSMTVPVLMSH, encoded by the coding sequence ATGGACTACGCTACGATCCTGGTTCACCTGGACGCCAGCCAACGCGTGTATCAGCGTCTGCACCTTGCTACGCAACTGGCAGTGCAGTTCCAGTCGAGGCTGGTGGGCTTGCTCGCGGTTGGCAAGCCTGATCCCACCTCCGTTCGCTATCTCGTCGATGGCGACCGCTATCTCGCTTCGTACAATGAATGGCAGCACCAGGTAGGCGAAAGGGCACGTCATGCTCTAATGGATGCCACCGACGAGGCGGTCATCACAACGCAATGGCTCGCACCCGACTGGGCCACGGCGGCGACCGTCCAGGCAGAGGCGCATCTGGCCGACCTCGTTATCCTCGGACAGCATGACCCGAGCGACGAAGAAGCGTACGCCGAACCAGCCTTTGTCGAATCCATCGTCCTGGAATGCGGGCGCCCGGTTCTGGTCGTACCTTACGCGGGGTGGTTCTCCAGCACCGGCAAGACTATCCTGGTGGCGTGGAACGGCAGCCGAGAGGCCGCCCGCGCTCTCCACGACGCGTTGCCACTTCTCAAGCGTGCCGAAACCGTCGACGTGGTGTCATGGACGCCGTCGAGCGCGCTAAAGGGACCGTGGCTGTCACCGCCGCAGTATGCGGTGGAGTGGCTGGCCCGTCATGGCGTGAACGCGCAACTGCGCAGCTATCCGGACGAGGATGGGAATGACATCGGGCAACGACTGCTTTCGCACGCCGCCGACCGGAATGCCGACCTAATTGTCATGGGCGCGTACGGCCATAGCCGGGTCCGTGAACTGGCGCTGGGTGGCGTCACCAAAACGCTGCTTCAGTCGATGACAGTGCCGGTTCTAATGTCGCATTGA
- a CDS encoding DUF3606 domain-containing protein, with protein MIDETSELGPLDPGRVNMMDPLEVQYWCRELRCSERQLEEAVRAAGDHIAAVRETLEGPVAEESKAGAPDLDSAFRNRDAARGTLGRSLRA; from the coding sequence ATGATCGATGAAACGAGCGAACTCGGACCTCTGGATCCCGGGCGCGTCAACATGATGGATCCGCTTGAAGTGCAATACTGGTGCCGCGAACTGCGTTGCAGTGAGCGGCAGTTGGAGGAAGCCGTTAGGGCCGCGGGAGACCATATCGCAGCGGTGAGGGAAACACTGGAGGGGCCGGTCGCGGAAGAATCCAAGGCGGGCGCGCCTGATCTTGATAGCGCATTCAGGAACCGCGACGCCGCTCGCGGCACGCTCGGACGCTCGTTGCGTGCGTGA
- a CDS encoding carboxypeptidase-like regulatory domain-containing protein: MAEWVAVMINGAGKLRVVTISLLAAALTGCAFYDNRWDAGMPTMARHEVVYASGGNDEADVKAMLAIADRFNVRLTIVDAARGEPLHGTAVFLVGRSGGSALHVMEAGPMFYLQLPAGDYRLAIGYQDWLQLTDIVVDGQPLDLTFRLPADTPAENWLFCRLANGNHAAAAVL; encoded by the coding sequence ATGGCTGAATGGGTGGCGGTAATGATAAATGGCGCTGGCAAGCTGCGCGTCGTGACAATTTCTCTGTTGGCCGCAGCGCTCACGGGGTGTGCCTTCTATGATAATCGATGGGACGCCGGCATGCCCACGATGGCGCGGCACGAGGTCGTATACGCGTCCGGGGGGAACGACGAGGCCGATGTGAAGGCCATGCTGGCCATTGCCGACCGGTTCAATGTACGGCTGACCATTGTGGACGCCGCGCGCGGCGAGCCGCTACACGGTACTGCCGTCTTTCTGGTGGGCAGGAGCGGAGGTTCGGCATTGCATGTTATGGAAGCGGGACCGATGTTCTATCTGCAGCTTCCAGCGGGAGATTATCGGCTTGCCATCGGCTATCAAGATTGGCTTCAGCTGACGGATATCGTGGTGGACGGACAGCCGCTCGATCTAACGTTTCGCTTGCCAGCAGACACGCCGGCAGAAAACTGGCTGTTCTGCCGCTTGGCAAACGGAAACCACGCAGCTGCGGCGGTCCTTTGA